CAAAATGAGCCTGAGGGCTCTCTCTGTACGCCATAGCCTATAATTTATGTTATGTTAAATATGTTATTTTAATAAAGTTCCTTAAGATAGACCCTGTTTATTAAAGAGGAAGAGCTGTTATTTGAGGGGCGTTTTCATAATTCGAAAGCGAATGGCTCACGGTTCCGTGAGCCGAGAGAACTTGATTTTAATTTAATTCGTCATCTTTCCAAAACTTGGTTCCTTTTAGAACTGCTTGCAGAGCTAACCCTGTTTCAGTCATGGAATAAATAGTCACATCGCCAACTTGGGCTTCAGCGGCAACGGCTCCACCTTCAGTTTTATGCTTTGCAGCAGCATCGGCGTTACCACCAAATGCCCAACCATTCTTAATGAAATAATTGAGTGCATCTTCGGTATGAAACACCATCACTACATTAAAATCTTTAACTCCTAAGCCTAACCCTAGCCCAGCTTCACCCATTTTCATATAGGTCCATTCGCCGGTGCGATTATTTTTTGCAACACCATAGCCACCGCCAAAACTTGCAAAGATTACGTTCACATTGGCATTATCAAATACGGCGTAACCTGCTGCAGAGGTTAGTTGATTACGAACATCCGGCTTCTGGTCATAAAGGCGATTAAGAGTATCACTGCGCATATCTTGAACTACTTGTCGCTTCTGCGCTGGCGTGCCAGTGCTTGCACATCCAGTCAGCACCGCGAACAAAGTGAAAATAAAAGAATACGTTAGCACCGATTTCGATAGTTTCATTTAAAACCCCTTCTTTATGTCCAATACTAGACAGTATCGGACTTTATGGTAAGCTATGCATTATATTATTGTAGTCCAGTTGTCAGTATGCTTACGCCACTAGTCGATACCTTTAAACAACTTCGCTATCAAATAGCGCATCTTGAAGATGATACGTTGCACAGCGAATACCCTGAACTTGCTGCATTTATAGCTCAACAAAGCTTAAACGTCGCTGAAGTTAAACAAGATTTGCTATTTATCTACCGGTTTTTATACGTATACGGTCGAAAGTCAGATGCCACTTTTACTCGGTTTCGTAATGAGATAGAACGCTTTGCTTTGTGGACTTGGTTTAATAAAACATGTTCTTTGTTTTCTTTGAAACGAGAAGATATTGAGCACTACATTGATTTTGTTGTTGAACCAGATAAAGCCTGGTGTTCCAACTCAGTGCAATGGCGCTTTAAACAGCATCAAGGTTTACGTAAAGCCAATGAAAAATGGCGACCGTTTATAGCACGCGAGACAAAGCCATCGCAACAAAGTTTAAATGCGACTTTTACAGCACTTAATGTATTTTATAAGTTTGCTATTTTAGAAGAGCAAGCGTTCGCAAATTTTGTCCCGGTAGTTAAAAAGAACTGCCCTTATTTAGTTGTTCAGTCGCAAATCAATCAACCGGATACTCTCAGTGATTTGCAGTGGGAATATGTACTGCGTGTAACCGAAGAGCAATGTCAGGAAGACCCTGATCTAGAACGTAATCTTTTTACTTTAGCCTGTTTGAAAGGCCTGTATTTAAGGATCTCTGAGTTGTCTGAGCGTACTAATTGGTCTCCTGTCATGTCGCATTTTTG
This Pseudoalteromonas ruthenica DNA region includes the following protein-coding sequences:
- a CDS encoding YSC84-related protein, whose amino-acid sequence is MKLSKSVLTYSFIFTLFAVLTGCASTGTPAQKRQVVQDMRSDTLNRLYDQKPDVRNQLTSAAGYAVFDNANVNVIFASFGGGYGVAKNNRTGEWTYMKMGEAGLGLGLGVKDFNVVMVFHTEDALNYFIKNGWAFGGNADAAAKHKTEGGAVAAEAQVGDVTIYSMTETGLALQAVLKGTKFWKDDELN
- a CDS encoding tyrosine-type recombinase/integrase codes for the protein MLTPLVDTFKQLRYQIAHLEDDTLHSEYPELAAFIAQQSLNVAEVKQDLLFIYRFLYVYGRKSDATFTRFRNEIERFALWTWFNKTCSLFSLKREDIEHYIDFVVEPDKAWCSNSVQWRFKQHQGLRKANEKWRPFIARETKPSQQSLNATFTALNVFYKFAILEEQAFANFVPVVKKNCPYLVVQSQINQPDTLSDLQWEYVLRVTEEQCQEDPDLERNLFTLACLKGLYLRISELSERTNWSPVMSHFWQDADGFWFLRVMGKGNKLRDVTLSQDFIAYLKRYRLYRGLSALPRVDEPYPLIHKIRGKGGMTVRQIRRLVAQSFELASSALVADGFTEEAEKLQAATAHWLRHTGATHDAASRPLKHLSEDLGHAKIATTDQIYIQTNIKERAKSGVKRKL